A stretch of DNA from Montipora foliosa isolate CH-2021 chromosome 4, ASM3666993v2, whole genome shotgun sequence:
ccttattcgctaaagaagacggattttttcagatttaggtgTTCTTCCGGGAAAGTTGtctccaaaacgaagttggtgaccccccatttttttttcaattctgacatcactaactcatcatatttcaatggtaaaatttgcagaaaaaaatcaatgttagaaaattttcgggcgaacgtccttaaatgggatcactttgacattttagccaCTGGACAGTCtgatatacattgtaaaattaaggaaACCTTGTTGATTCGCGATTTAAAACCAGTgcttaatgaaaatgttggcaatGAGAAACTTCTTCTCTACCAgccatttatattttttcaagcagatttaactaggtctgtttattttcatttattttctcgttgtcattactttccttatttggtattagtcttcgtttttaaatttaattttactttAGGTAACCATTACTTTGAAGatgttcataaaaagttttacaacatgcgttgtCTCATTATGTGtataaccgcagtttgtttgttagAGTAATCTTGACTGGTAGCTTTGCTTGTATATACAAAATAGAAGCGACACggagtaatttttttcttgccaaAAAAACCTGTGACCCTCCCCCGGTTGAaaataaaacaggtttgaccctccccaatttgtaaaaaaaaattactaaggACCCTCCCCTCCAAAGCCCCGAGGAAGAAATCGAGGGCGTTCTACGCAAAACGTGATGACAGAAATCAACAAGCAAACATCCGAGGCTGTCTATTTTGCCAGAGTCCAGATCACAAGGCTGTTAACTGTGACAAGGTTGTGAGTGTTGAAGCGAGGAAAAAGGTTTTCCTAGAGAAACgtatgtgtttcaattgttCAGGAATTGGGCACCGCGCAGGAGAGTGCAAAagcaagtccacttgtcaagtaTGTCAGGCAAGGCATAATACATTATTGTGCGATAACACCCAATTTCAAGCTCAGCACGTGAGCCAGGGATGACAGCAAATCACATCGGCAACTCTGCCTTCATTCATCCTGTGGTGGTAGTCACGATTAATGAATACAAATTTAGAGCCCTGTTGGACAGTGGAGCAAGTCATTCGTACGCCTCTGCTACTGCAATCGACTTGATTAATGCAAGTTTAAAATCGACCGGTTTGAGACAAATAGCGATGCTGACTGGCGTCACAACAAGAACTATGCAAGTTTTGGAGTGGTTATCAGCTCAGTTACTGGTGATTTTGAGCTCGAAGTGGACGTCATCAAAGTCAACAAGAGAGAGTTGCTGATTTTAGAAAACCCTCGTCACAACCAGCTGATAGAAGGGAACTCTCACCTCAAGGGAGTACGCATGGAAGATGTCGACGACAAAGCTAAGCTGCCTGTACATCTCATATTGGGCGCGAACGAATTTGCGAAAATTCGGACAGGAGAACGTTTGCGTGTGGGTCGTCGTGGGGACCCGGTAGCGGAGTATACCCGTTTTGGGTGGACAATCATGTCGCCTGGCGCAGACCAAGATTTATCACCTGTTTATTTGGCGGTGAATTCGAACTGTGACTTCGAGAGATTGTGTGCGCTTGATGTTCTTGGCCTAGCAGATACGCTAGCCGGGGACCAGTTTGATGTCTACGATGAGTTTAAAGAGCAACTGACGCGATCACCTGAAGGTTGGTACGAGACGAGCCTGCCTTGGAAAGGGAATTGTCCTGTCCTACCAAATAACCGTGACGGAAGTATGCGACGACTAAATTCCCTCTTGCGGAAATTACGCCGAAAGAACATGTTGGACGactatgatgacgtcataagagAGCAGTTGGCGGAAGGCGTAGTCGAACGGGCACCTGCCGAAGTCTCCGGGAGAGAGTTCTATTTGCCACATCATGCGGTTGTTCGTGAGGGTGCGGAAACAACAAAGCTTCGAGTCGTGTATGATGCGTCTGCGAGAGCTCACGAAATGGCCCTATCACTAAATGAGAGATTACATGCCGGCCCGCCTCTACAGAACAAGCTGTGGAGCGTTCTCACTCGTTGCCGCTTCCACCCTGTGTTGGTTGCTGGAGATCTTCGCCGTGCGTTCCTACAAGTGCGAATTCGTGAAAGTGACCGAGATGCCTTACGCTTTCACTGGATCGTAGACAAGGCTGCGAAGGAAGTGGAAACGCCACGATTCACCAGGGTTGTGTTTGGCCTTGGCCCATCGCCATTTCTTCTAAATGGGGTGATCCAGCAACATCTTCAGAATTTAGAGACGAAATGCCCCGAAACCGTCAACGAAGTGCGGAAGAGCTTATATGTCGATGACCTTATTTCCGAATGAAGTACTATAGACAAGGCTAAGCAGTTGAAACGAGAAGCAATTGAGATCTTTAATGGCGCCAAGTTCGAGCTACACAAGTGGCACTCTAACAAGGAGGAGCTAGAAACTGATTGCGAAAATTACGAGAGGTCATTCGCCAAAGAACAGCTCAACAATGTGTCAAAGCCAGAAGGGATCAAACTACTTGGTGTTAGTTGGGACAAGGTCCAGGATACCCTTCACGTTGACTTTCCAAGTCCACCAGCCGAAATGACGAAGCGAGGG
This window harbors:
- the LOC138001122 gene encoding uncharacterized protein, yielding MGKDVRGIERGKCACGECEDFISDADWRHNKNYASFGVVISSVTGDFELEVDVIKVNKRELLILENPRHNQLIEGNSHLKGVRMEDVDDKAKLPVHLILGANEFAKIRTGERLRVGRRGDPVAEYTRFGWTIMSPGADQDLSPVYLAVNSNCDFERLCALDVLGLADTLAGDQFDVYDEFKEQLTRSPEGWYETSLPWKGNCPVLPNNRDGSMRRLNSLLRKLRRKNMLDDYDDVIREQLAEGVVERAPAEVSGREFYLPHHAVVREGAETTKLRVVYDASARAHEMALSLNERLHAGPPLQNKLWSVLTRCRFHPVLVAGDLRRAFLQVRIRESDRDALRFHWIVDKAAKEVETPRFTRVVFGLGPSPFLLNGVIQQHLQNLETKCPETVNEVRKSLYVDDLISE